Genomic DNA from Perca flavescens isolate YP-PL-M2 chromosome 23, PFLA_1.0, whole genome shotgun sequence:
ttgtctgtttctttAGCTCTACTGTGGACTTCACCAACTCTGAGTAAACTAGCTTTTAGCTGCTAGCTTTTCGACTTTCTTCACGAGCTAGAAGCTAACGTTGTGTCCGTTTAGCGCTGGATAAGTAGCATACAGTTGCTTTATTGGAACTTTTTGCCAAAAATAAGTCTGTTGATGCTGGAAACATGGTTAATAAAAGTAGTGACATTGAACCATAGAGTAAATGTTTCATAAAACCATAACCAGCTAAGAGACTAAAAAAGCTCCAGAGATTAGCAATAATTCTCTGCAAGATTGTCAGCAACCCCTTTCACATTCCATGTAGCCATTTGAGTCTCTGTTAATGTAAAACATGACtaattaatgcagctttaagcaATTTTCACCTTTGATGGGACATTCACAATGTTAGCCTGTATACCTCCATAGATCAGGTATTGTTTAGTTTGTGGCAGTCGGGGAACCATTACATACAGTAACTGCAATGTGAAAATACATGCACTCAAACAAGAGAAATTCTGTTGAAATAACCGCTTAAAGTCAATCATATTGTTAATTTGCTTCTGAAAacgatgttttttttcctttctgatTGAATCATGTCGCACACTAAGCTAACCTGGACTCCACACAAACTAAATCTAATGTACTACTACAACAGACTAATGGtcatttgatgttttacagtgaTCATTTTGACCActtgttttatgtattttgtttctTTAGCACTTATTTGTTTTGGgtgtaaatatttcattgttGTAACATTATCTGTGAAGAAATGGGATCAGTTGAATGTGTTTTATAAGGCAATTATGATCCCACAGTGCCTCTGTGTTTCACTGAAACCCTCATGCAAAAGTGTTCAACTGTCTGCTGTAAGAAAataacttctgagcacatttttATGCCACATTGCATGGCACCTTAGACCACGTGTACAGAGCTGAAGCAACCATGTTTGTAGTTGAAGGAATAGTCTGACTCATGTTAAAACACcttcactttatttattttactgtaaaccATTTTAGAAATAAAGTGCATCGCCACTTGTAAGGAAAACACAGTTCTCAGTCTGAATATTATTAACAACCTTTACATTCctagatttcattcatttttatcaaATGTTTAGTTCAAAGCTACTGTCTTTAACAACAATGGACTTTCCTTTGGTGTTGTGCGAGTGTACATGCTTGGAAGAGTTCTTTCCGTAGTACCTGATCTCAAACATTCAGGAGTGGATTACCTCGTCGCCATTGACGATACATTCCTCACCAGTACACACGCTTCCATCATTGACAGTGCCACTATTGCCACATGTGGAGCTATTGGTGGCGATGCCGTAGCCATTAAGCGTGCACTGCCTGCCTATCACTGCAACTTTCAGAAACGTCAGCCAGCTCTGTTTGACGTCCAATCTATCACAGAAGAAAGTGTGGGTGGTTTTGGATTGGCTTAAACAGAAACAAGGCTGACCCTGGAGCTCCTGAGGGGAATCCTCCACACTGCAGCCCAGTAGAGGTATACTGGATAGGGGCTTCACGTCCTGGAGATGTTGGAAGAGGAGGTTAAGGTTAGGCTGTGCATGGCAACATTTTGTACgaaacatgtttttgtaatcACAAATGCCACGAAGGGGTTGCAACAGAATAGCGTGCTGTTCGTTCTAATAGAGAATATGCAATGATGCCACTTTTTCCACATGATGGCAAACAAACCAGCCTTGGTATATTGAGGTTAAAAAAGTAGCAAGAAGAGGATTTAGACATATGGGAAAATCCTGAATAAAGGAGTTAAGAAACCTAACAGAATGCAGAGCACAAGAAGTTACTGAATAGTTTACTGACTATGAAAATTATGTGAATTGTTTGTTGTGGTCCTCAGTCACTAGATTTCAAACCAAGTGAATTACATCTTCAGTAGATTTTTGCTTGACGGGGCTTTCcagcaccaccaccatcatcactgGACACTTTATATTGGGTTGTTGTTTAATTTGTCACCTACAGTATCTGTGTATGTCACCTTGGTAAAATAACAAAGCCTAAGGGGATTTGCTGTAAGTTTTTGGATTTAATGCAGCATTTCTTGCTGGTGATGGATTAAAATCATGGGGACTTCAAAGAATATTGTGAGTTTCTGTGGATatgtaaaaaggtttttgttGTATTaggtttcattcataaaataagcAGGAGTGGCATTACTCTAACCTTTAGCTGtctgaaaaaaatctgtttgtgCAGTTGATTGCACAATAGCTCTTCACCAATTTTAACAGTGTTTCCCTATTTTCCATGTGGGTGCATGATTGCAGATGGTGACGGTTGtgactgtgttgtgtgtttgatggagaGTGACTGTGTTGACATCTGTGTATTGCAACATCCCATGCATATCCTATAGAGACTCACTGAAATAACAGTGAAACGGAAACAAGTAAGCGGCACCTTTACTCAACGTTtgacaaataaaatgcaatagtCTCTTACATAATAAACTCAAGGATCAAAAAGAATATCACACTGTTACATTAACATTATTCTTTATCACAGAGATCCCTACCTGCGGAGCAGTATACAGGTGCAGGGCCGGAGGTTCAGTCCGGCTGATAACGGTCCACACCTGTTGCCAGGTCTTGGGGTTGTCACCATACAGCAGGAAGCCACTCATTACGCAGTCACTGGACACTGGAGATCCCTCCGACTGGGAGAACACACATACAAGAAAACACAATGCTGGTAAAGACGTACATCCATGGTATGTAGTATTTTAAAGCTCTTAAAGGcccagtgtgtaacatgtttagttaaaatctgtgttgcccgttcacaaacttgtcctttttcatgaatatttaccccTACCATCAATTACAaatattccttttggcttgaaattttacatttgcattcgcatgaactggggtagacgctccatattcatgcgccatcttgaaataggttagccggtaagggacatacaggacatactgctccgcctcgctcgttttcgctgtcacatgataaactcacaggtgctgctaatgggtatcgtagcttcccggccccggcaattttgaagaaggaaacatggaggaccacacgtattcaaaactGAAATTTCAaaaacaggagtcttcttctttgcccagaaaaataaaaaggatattgaaaagagcaagagaccggctaccgtagctgtaatacgcgAGAGAGTCGactgcgatatatgatctcaacgctagatgggagaaattcctacacactgGACTTTTAAAAAGACAGCCTTGCTTTAACTTTTAGAAAACACTTAAGGCTCACCTCCAGTATCCTTCTCTTATTTTCCTCCCCCGTCTGACCAGTCAGGGTGGAGTAGCAGGCTTTACACACTTTGTTCAGCTTGTTGCCGTCATACTCTAAAGCCACTTTATTGTCTAAACACTTCCAGCACACCACCTGGGGAGCGAGAAACCATCACTGCTATCTTCTGATAATTTATCTTTTTGCTTTTGTCTGTATTGTGTGTTCAGTACAAAGCTGTCCCAGCCTGTCACTCACACAGCCACAGGCTCTGCAGTGATGTCTTCTCCTGGTGAGTGCGTTGAAAGCGTCCTGGCATTTCATACACACGGTCACCTCATTGTCCCTGATCCAGCGAGGGGCACGTCGGCCGAGTTCCTCagtctgtaacacacacacacacacacacacacacacacacacacacacacacacacacacacacacacacacacacacacacacacacacacacacacacacacacacacacacacacacacacacacacacacacacacacacacacacacacacacacacacacacacacttttatagATTTGCGTAATTCTCTGTATTGATTTTAAATACTTGCAACCCCCTTTCTGAAATATTATTAAACTTACTGGTTCTTGTATATTTAGCTCCCTGGAAGCCAATTTGAAGGTTTCATTGTTCTTCTGAAAGATATCAATGGCTTCCTGAATTaccttggggaaaaaaaaaatatatattctacAAATCCATGGAACATTCACTGTGTTGCAccaaatactaaataaaaataccCCAGTACCTTTATCCATTGATCTCGGTCTTGTTTagagcttgaaaaaaaaaaacaccaacaatGAATTATACATTTACTGAAGTTTGACAACTCAGACTtcaatatgttgagttattttataTGAAATCAAATGCATCTACTATCCAACTAGAATATCGTTtagcaaggacacacacaccacacacaccacccacACACCTTGCCTGCAGCTCAAGGGTCCTCTCCTTTCCAGAGACCTGGAAGGTGTATGGGTGGTCTTCATTGGTGGTCTGCTGCACCTGCATGCCGTCCACTCCGATCCTGCAGCGGACAGTAAAACGCTGCCCGACTAGGCTGAACTTAGGAGT
This window encodes:
- the LOC114549960 gene encoding FYVE, RhoGEF and PH domain-containing protein 4 isoform X2, which codes for MKGIVQGRDCTVVNGSGKNDKIQESKIPVVYGSKSSCQWNEATIEDGRIHKESKGEQKDEEMRKERGEGEPKDEENMEQKLYKIANELLQTERAYVARLHLLDQVFCSRLTETAGRGLFPPDVIRNIFSNISSLYSFHNQFLLPDLEICISHWCESPGLGTVLLQHAPFLRMYADYVTNFDQAMELVRTWTERSSAFRNIIQDIQSQEVCGSLTLQHHMLEPVQRVPRYEMLLRDYLKNLPKNHPDYDIAYKSLQTISLAAIHSNSAIHKAESLKRMVEIYEMVGEKEVVNPTNEFLREGRLLKLAARNTSAMERHLFMFNNFLMCCTPKFSLVGQRFTVRCRIGVDGMQVQQTTNEDHPYTFQVSGKERTLELQASSKQDRDQWIKVIQEAIDIFQKNNETFKLASRELNIQEPTEELGRRAPRWIRDNEVTVCMKCQDAFNALTRRRHHCRACGCVVCWKCLDNKVALEYDGNKLNKVCKACYSTLTGQTGEENKRRILESEGSPVSSDCVMSGFLLYGDNPKTWQQVWTVISRTEPPALHLYTAPQDVKPLSSIPLLGCSVEDSPQELQGQPCFCLSQSKTTHTFFCDRLDVKQSWLTFLKVAVIGRQCTLNGYGIATNSSTCGNSGTVNDGSVCTGEECIVNGDEVIHS